From one Cucurbita pepo subsp. pepo cultivar mu-cu-16 chromosome LG17, ASM280686v2, whole genome shotgun sequence genomic stretch:
- the LOC111778769 gene encoding protein CHUP1, chloroplastic, with protein MMEEKTDLMKPVLFKFGVVLAISFASFMYSRFRIRNKRPSLAPPSSSSSDEWGNNKVELGTGRGHKLDDQTMKVATAAASSNAIILAADAYEEMCIQKANGDDSNAGFSTGNDHIVDEEGLLLPEFQELVKQFDLSAANAGFSPKKNAGALRLGIETPKAYKRVESDGYEHEIKHLKSKVKMLRERERNLEVQLLEYYGLKEQETAVMELQNRLKINNMEAKLFTLKIESLQADNRRLESQVSDQAKSASDLEAARTTIKFLKKKLRHEAEQNREQIVNLQQRVTKLLDQECKINESTKNAQIKLQNIEDLEKEIEELKKANSRLQKENSDLGRRLDATQFLANSILEDQEKESLKEERDRFAQENETLTKEIEQLQAHRCADVEELVYLRWINACLRYELRNFQPAAGKTAARDLSKTLSPKSEHKAKKLILKYANTEGIEGKSINLTDFDSDQWSSSQASSHTDPGDLDYSAVDSRLTAKPSSNKIKFMSKLRSLLRGKSNQQSSALLAEKSAAAVGDVDSPRYSSSHSTGTNATRADGHGTGYTTPSQNSSRRSMDFHRLNSQKEDDVKTEDSLRRNSDVGYINKRFVSGSDRSSNSLYRSSSQETDKSDKSDKSEKSELLKYAEVLKNSRGDKNQSRRKVAPMCSI; from the exons ATGATGGAGGAGAAGACGGATTTAATGAAGCCTGTGTTGTTCAAATTTGGTGTTGTTCTGGCTATCTCTTTTGCTAGCTTTATGTATTCCCGCTTTAGAATCAGGAACAAAAGACCTTCTCTGGCTCCTCCCTCCTCCAGTTCTTCAG ATGAATGGGGTAATAATAAAGTTGAGTTGGGAACAGGAAGAGGCCATAAACTTGATGATCAAACAATGAAGGTAGCTACAGCAGCAGCATCCTCTAATGCTATTATTCTTGCAGCTGATGCCTAT GAAGAAATGTGTATTCAGAAAGCCAATGGTGATGATTCAAATGCTGGTTTCTCCACTGGAAATGATCACATTGTAGATGAAGAAGGGTTGCTTCTCCCAGAGTTTCAGGAACTTGTCAAGCAATTTGATCTTTCTGCAGCAAATGCTGGGTTTTCTCCTAAGAAAAATGCTGGAGCACTGAGGTTGGGGATCGAAACTCCGAAAGCTTATAAAAGGGTCGAGTCGGATGGATATGAACATGAGATCAAACACCTGAAAAGCAAGGTGAAAATGCTTCGAGAAAGGGAGAGAAATCTTGAGGTTCAGCTACTTGAGTATTATGGTCTGAAAGAGCAAGAAACTGCTGTCATGGAGCTCCAAAATAGGCTGAAGATTAACAATATGGAGGCTAAACTTTTCACTCTGAAGATTGAGTCCCTTCAGGCGGATAATCGACGATTAGAATCACAAGTTTCCGACCAAGCAAAATCAGCATCCGACCTCGAGGCTGCAAGAACAACAATTAAGTTTCTCAAGAAAAAACTTAGACATGAAGCAGAACAGAACAGGGAACAGATCGTAAATCTTCAGCAAAGAGTTACTAAGCTGCTTGACCAAGAATGTAAGATAAATGAAAGCACTAAAAATGCCCAAATCAAGCTGCAAAATattgaagatttggagaaAGAGATCGAGGAGCTAAAGAAGGCGAATTCGAgattgcaaaaagaaaattctgaTCTCGGTCGGAGACTAGATGCTACTCAGTTCCTTGCAAATTCTATCTTGGAAGACCAAGAA AAAGAATCACTTAAAGAAGAAAGGGACCGTTTCGCACAAGAAAACGAGACGTTGACGAAGGAAATCGAGCAGCTTCAAGCTCACCGTTGTGCAGATGTTGAAGAGCTAGTCTATCTCCGTTGGATTAATGCTTGCTTAAGATATGAACTGCGGAATTTTCAGCCTGCAGCAGGGAAAACAGCAGCAAGAGACCTAAGCAAAACATTAAGTCCCAAATCCGAGCATAAAGCGAAGAAGCTCATACTCAAATACGCAAATACAGAAGGAATTGAAGGGAAGAGCATTAATCTTACGGATTTTGATTCAGATCAGTGGTCATCCTCGCAAGCTTCCTCTCATACCGATCCTGGAGATTTGGATTATTCAGCTGTTGATTCTCGGTTAACAGCCAAACCAagttcaaacaaaatcaaattcatgAGTAAACTCAGGAGTCTGTTGAGGGGAAAAAGTAATCAACAGAGCTCGGCTTTGTTAGCAGAAAAATCTGCAGCAGCTGTAGGAGATGTTGATTCTCCACGTTACAGTTCAAGTCATTCTACTGGGACCAACGCTACTCGGGCCGATGGACATGGTACTGGATATACAACTCCATCTCAGAATTCATCAAGACGTTCAATGGATTTTCACAGGTTGAATAGCCAAAAGGAAGACGACGTAAAAACTGAGGATTCCCTTAGAAGGAACAGCGATGTTGGCTACATTAACAAGAGATTTGTTTCAGGCAGCGACCGATCGAGCAATTCGTTGTATAGATCTTCAAGTCAGGAAACAGACAAGTCCGACAAGTCCGACAAGTCTGAGAAGTCCGAGTTGTTGAAATATGCTGAAGTGTTGAAAAACAGCAGGGGAGATAAGAACCAATCTCGCCGGAAGGTTGCACCCATGTGTTCAATTTAA